The following is a genomic window from Prevotella sp. E13-17.
GACCTTTAGCCATTCGCTGGTACTCACTCTGCTGGCTGATTGGTCTGTTGCTGGCCTACTTCATGGTGAGATGGCTATACAAGAACCAGAAGATTGCCGAGGAGAAGTTCGAACCACTGTTCGTCTATTGCTTCCTGGGCATCCTGATCGGTGCCCGACTGGGGCACTGCATCTTCTACCAGCCCGACTACTATCTGACGTCGGTCAAGGGTTTTGTTGAGATGCTTCTGCCCATCCACTTCATGTATGATGGCAGTTGGAAGCTGACAGGCTACGAAGGACTGGCATCACATGGCGGCACGCTGGGATTGATGATTGCCCTTTGGTTGTATGTGAAGCACCACAAGGTGCCCCTGTGGCAGGTGCTCGACAACATCGCCATTGCTACAGGCATCACCGCCTGCTTCATTCGCTTGGGCAACCTGATGAACAGCGAGATTATTGGTAAGGTGACCGATATGCCATGGGCTTTCGTTTTCGAGCGTGTAGATGCCCTACCCCGCCACCCCGGACAGCTCTATGAGGCCATTGCCTATGCCCTACTCTTCCTGTTGATGGTCGTTTTGTATAAGAAGATGCCGCAACGTGTAGGCACAGGTTTCTATTTCGGCCTCTGTCTGACCTACATCTTCACCTTCCGCTTCTTCATAGAATACACCAAAGAGGTGCAGGAAGCCTTTGAGAACTCACTCCCCATCGACATGGGACAGATTCTCTCTATCCCCTTCATCATCATTGGCACGTATTGCATGGTGAAAAGCATTACTAAGTGAGAAGTGAGAGGTGCTTTTAACTGAGAACTGAGAGTTGAGAACTGAGAGGTATTACTAAGTGAGAAGTGAAAAGTGAGAGGTGAGAAGTATTATTAGTACTACTCACCTCTCATTATAATCAGAACCAGCAGGTCTAATCATACCTCTCAGTTCTCAACTCTCAGTTCTCAGTTAAAAGCAGTTCTCAGTTAAAAACTTAATCTCATTTTCCTGAGACTATCTTTTTGATTTCATTGAGCTTGTTGAGCGCCTCGAGCGGCGTCAGGTTGTTGACGTCGAGCCCCAGAATTTCGTCGCGCACCTGACAAAGCACGGGGTCGTCGAGCTGGAAGAAAGACAGTTGCATGCCCTCCCTGCTCTGAGCAATCTCGGCCGTAGGCTTGCCAGCGGCGCCCACCTGTGCGTTCTCGCTCTCCAGCTGTTTCAGTATGACGTTGGCGCGCTTCACGATGCTGCGTGGCATACCGGCAATCTCGGCCACATGAATACCGAAAGAGTGTTCACTGCCGCCACGTTCCAGCTTGCGCAGGAAGATGACCTTGCCATCCACCTCTTTCACACTGACATTATAGTTCTTGATGCGCGAAAAAGTCTTCTCCATCTCGTTCAGCTCGTGATAGTGGGTGGCAAAGAGCGTGCGTGCCTGTGACTTGGGATGTTCGTGCAGATACTCCACAATGGCCCAAGCAATAGAGATGCCGTCGTAGGTTGAGGTGCCACGACCCAACTCGTCGAACAAGACCAGCGAACGCGGCGTGGCATTGTTCAGGATGTTAGAGGCCTCTGTCATCTCGACCATAAAGGTTGATTCGCCCAGTGATATATTGTCGCTAGCACCCACACGGGTGAATATTTTGTCCACCAGACCGATTTTCGCGGCCTCTGCGGGCACAAAACAACCCACTTGGGCCAACAATACTATCAACGCCGTTTGACGCAACAGCGCCGATTTACCGGCCATATTTGGGCCCGTGATGATGACAATCTGCTGTCGTTCCTGGTCCAGGAGTATGTCGTTGGGCACATACTGTTCCTCTACAGGCAGCTGTGTTTCAATCACGGGATGGCGCCCCTGACGGATGTCTATCACGTCGCCATCGTCCACCACCGGACGGATGTAGCGATGCTCTTGCGCCGTCTTGGCAAAGCTGAGCAGACAGTCGATACGTGCCAAGATGGTGGCATTGGTCTGCACCTCTTGGATATAAGCCTGTACGGCCACAATCAGTTCGTTGAAGATGCGAGCCTCGAGCGAGAGAATCTTTTCTTCGGCACCCAGAATCTTCTCTTCGTATTCTTTCAGTTCCTGGGTGATATAGCGCTCGGCCTGAGCCAGCGTCTGCTTGCGCACCCACTCTTGTGGCACACGGTCTTTATACGTATTCCTGACCTCGAGATAATAGCCGAACACATTGTTATAACCTATCTTCAGCGACTGGATGCCTGTCTGTTCAGCCTCGCGGTTCTGTATCTGCAGCAAGTAGTCCTTGCCACTATAGGCAATGTGGCGCAGCTCGTCGAGCTCCTGGTTGACGCCATTGCGCACCACCCCACCCTTCTGCACCAGCTGTGGCGGGTCGCTGACAATCTCGCGCTCTATGCGGTCGCGAATATCGCGGCACTCGTTCATACGTTCACCCAACTGACGAATCACTTGGTTGTCGGCCTGCAGACAAGCCTGCTTGATAGGCTCCACAGCCTGTAGCGCACGCTTCAGCTGCACCATCTCACGAGGAGTCACTCGTCCTACGGCCACCTTCGAGATGATACGCTCCAGGTCGCCCACCTGTTGCAACTGTTCGTCGATCAGCTCGCGGAAGTACGGCTCGCGGAAGAAGTAATCCACGATGTCCAGTCGGCCCTCGATGGCTGCCTTCTCTTTCAGAGGGAACACCAGCCAACGGCGCAACATGCGTCCACCCATCGGCGACACAGTGCGGTCTATCACGTCGAGCAGCGAGCGTCCGCCCTCCTGCATGGTCTGTATGAGCTCCAGCGAACGGATGGTGAACTTGTCCAGTCGTACGTATTTATCCTCTTCGATGCGCGATATCTGCGTGATATGACCTATCTGCGTGTGCTGTGTCTGCTCCAGGTATTGCAGAATGGCACCAGCAGCCACCACGCCGCTGTGCAGATGATCCACGCCAAAACCCTTGAGCGACTTCACCTTGAAATGCTTCAAGAGCTTCTGCATGGCAAACTGCTCGGTAAAGACCCACTCGTCCATCTCGAACGTCACATAGCGCACACCAAAGTAGCGCTCGAAGTCCTGACGTCGGTCGCGGTTGTAGAGCACCTCCTTAGGTTGTATGCTGGCCATCAGCTTCTCTACATAGTCGTAGGTGCCCTCTCCCGTCAGGTATTCGCCCGTAGAGATATCGAGGAAAGCCACGCCACAGGCCGACTTGCCGAAATGCACCGCACACAGGAAGTTGTTCTCCTTGTAGTTCAGCACATTGTCGCTCATAGCCACACCAGGAGTCACCAGCTCGGTGATGCCACGCTTTACCAGTTTCTTGGTGAGCTTAGGATCTTCCAGCTGGTCGCAGATAGCCACGCGCTTGCCGGCACGAATCAGCTTAGGAAGATACGTATCGAGTGCATGATGAGGAAAGCCAGCCATCTCGTCGCCCTTGCCACTATTGCCATTATTGCGCCTGGTCAGTGTGATGCCCAATATCTGTGAGGCCTCCACAGCATCGTCGCAATAAGTCTCGTAGAAGTCGCCACACCTAAAGAGCAGCAGCGCCTCGGGGTGCTGTGCTTTCAGGTCGAAGAACTGTTTCATCATCGGGGTCAGTTCCCCGTCTTTCTTTGCCATTCTTTTACTTTTATTATCGCAAAGCTATGCTTTTAGAATAGTAAAGTGCCACTATTCCACCTGTAAAGCTATGCTTTTCTCGTTGCAAAGTTACGTTTTTTTTCTGTAATAACAAAAAAAGCGAGGCAAAACCCATAGGTTCTTGCCTCGCCGATATAGGTATTATCAACGAATTACTTCACGAAGCACTTCTTGCCGTTGATGATGTACAGACCCTTCTGTACGCTCTTCACGCGCTGACCAGCGAGGTTGTAGATTACCTTCTTAGCACCTTCGTTCTTAATGTTGTTGATACCAGAGGTAGCACCATTGATGCTAACGATGTAGGAGTCTTTCAACTCAGGAGTAGTAACATTATTCTTTACATACTTCTGGAGTGAACCCTGAATAACTACCTCATCACCATCCTTGAGGGCTGTAATGTCGTCTTCACCGAAGTTCTTATTGTTAAAGAACTTACAACGGTAAACTGTCAGAGTGTTAGAACCATTCTTCTCAGCAGCAATAGTGAAAGTGGTATTTCCATAGAGAGAATTATCTTCAGTTTTACGATCGAAGGTAGGATCACCACCCACGACGAAGCCCTTCACCTGATAAGCTGCAGTCGTTGCATTATCATCAAGAGCATTGATGAGCTCCAATGCCTGTGCAACACCAATGAGCTCTACTTTTTGCTCTGTATCACCATTGACAGATACAACATATCCACTTGTAATCTCAGGGATAATCTCAACAGGATTAACGTCGGTCTTCTCATACTTCATCAGATTACCGAACAACACAACAGTATCTCCCTTCTTAAACAGACCTGTAGCAGCGTCCTTATTGCCAAGACCTTTCAAGTTGTAAGCCTTCAGAACATCTGTACCTTCAGCTGTATCAGCAATGGTAAAGGTTGCACTGCTATAGTTGATCTCAACTTCAGAAGTAGCAATACCCTTCACATAGTAAGTGAAATCAGTTGACTTACCCGTTTCAAGACCATTGATAATCTCCAAAGCACGAGCTACGGTGATAGCTGTCTCAGCTGTCTGACCCTCTGTGGGAACTTCAGGAATTATAGCATCGTCGTTGACAGCAATTGACTTAATACGCCAGTGACCAGCACCTTCAGGACGTGTGAACACAACCTCTGAAGCATCACCAGTCCAGTAACCGCCAGCTACATTATAAGTACCTACGTTTACAACATCTTCACTTTCAGGCTTGTTGATACCATCATAAACAATGACAATCTTCTTGATAGTGCCTTCCTTAGCGGCAATCGTCATAGTTCCATTAGCATACAAGCGAATACCAGTACCAACATTATAGTATTTACCGTTATTACCAGCACCACCAAAGGTCACGGTAAAGTCGCTACCATCGAATGGATCAGTATAGGCTACACCATTCTCAAGTCCTAATTCAGAAAACACGATTTTTCCCGCATTAGCATTCATGCCAACCATAGCCAACATGGCTACCAAAAACAAGCGTAATGTTTTAATCATAATTTTTCGTATCGTTTAAAGTTAATATTAAATGAATTTGTATGCAAAAGTAACTTTTTTATTTTAAAACAGCAAGGAATTCAAGCATTTATTTTTATTAAATAATGTGATTTGAAGTCATTTATTTGGAGAAAAGAATTATTCTCAGTAACTTTGCACACTTGAAAACATTAGGAAATAAAAGCAAAACAAAGATATGGAGTACAATTTCAGAGACATTGAGAAAAAATGGCAAAAGCGCTGGGTGGACAATGGCACCTATCGCGTAGTGGAAGATGAGAAAAAGAAGAAATTCTACGTTCTGAACATGTTCCCCTACCCCAGCGGCGCCGGTCTGCACGTCGGTCACCCTCTGGGCTACATCGCCAGCGACATCTATGCACGCTACAAGCGCCTGAAGGGATTCAACGTGCTGAACCCCATGGGATATGATGCCTATGGACTGCCCGCAGAGCAGTATGCCATCCAGACAGGTCAGCACCCCGCCATCACCACCGAACAGAATATCAACCGCTACCGCGAGCAGTTGGATAAGATTGGTTTCTCATTCGACTGGAGTCGCGAGGTACGCACCTGTGACCCAGGCTATTACCACTGGACACAGTGGGCTTTCCAGCGCATGTTCCGCTCCTACTACAGCAACTCCAGCAAGAAGGCTCAGCCCATCATCAAGCTCGTTGAGCATTTCGAACTGATGGGTACCAAGGACTGCAGCGCACAAGGCAGCGAAGAACTCCACTTCACGGCTGCCGAATGGGCAGGCTTCTCAGAAAAGAAGAAGCAGGAGGTACTGATGAACTACCGCATCGCCTATCTGGCCGAGACGATGGTGAACTGGTGTCCCGCACTGGGTACCGTGCTGGCCAACGACGAGGTTATCAACGGTGTCTCTGAACGTGGCGGCTATCCCGTAGAACAGAAAAAGATGCGCCAGTGGTGTCTGCGCGTTTCTGCCTATGCACAGCGTCTGCTCGACGGACTGGACACTATCGACTGGACCGACTCGCTGAAAGAGGCTCAGCGCAACTGGATTGGCCGTAGCGAAGGTACTGAGGTTGAATTCAACGTGGCCGACAGTGACAAGCACTTCACCATCTTCACCACCCGTGCCGACACCATGTTTGGCGTGACCTTCATGGTACTGGCTCCTGAGAGCGACCTGGTAGCTGAACTGACCACTGCCGAGCAGAAAGCGGCTGTCGATGAGTATCTGGCCTACGTGAAGAAGCGCACCGAGCGCGAACGCCAGATGGACCACAGCGTAACGGGTGTCTTCTCTGGTTCTTACGCCATCAACCCCTTCACAGGCGACAAAATTCCTGTGTGGATCTCTGAATACGTACTGGCCGGCTACGGCACAGGCGCCATCATGGCTGTGCCTGCCCACGACTCTCGTGACTATGCCTTTGCCAAGCACTTCAACCTGCCCATCATCCCCGTTATCGAGGGTGCCGACGTCAGCGAGGAGAGCTTCGATGCTAAGGACGGCATCATGTGCAACTCGGCCAGCGACCGATTCTCGCTCAACGGTCTCACCGTCAAAGAGGCCATCGCTGCCACCAAGAAATATGTCACCGAGCAGGGCTTGGGTCGCGTGAAGGTCAACTACCGTCTGCGCGATGCCATCTTCTCGCGTCAGCGCTATTGGGGCGAGCCATTCCCTGTTTACTATAAAGATGACATGCCCTACATGATTCCCAAGGAGTGTCTGCCCCTGGAACTGCCCGAGATTGACGAGTATAAACCCACCGAGACCGGTGAACCCCCATTGGGCCGCGCCCGCCAGTGGGCCTGGAACACAGAGACCAACAGTGTGGTCAATGTTTCCGACATTGACAATAAAACAGTCTTCCCCCTCGAGCTGAACACCATGCCCGGCTTTGCCGGCTCCAGCGCCTACTACCTGCGCTACATGGATCCCCACAACGACAAGGCGCTGACCGACAAGGAGAAAAACGAATACTGGCGCAATGTAGATCTCTATGTGGGAGGTAGCGAGCACGCCACTGGTCACCTCATCTACTCACGCTTCTGGGATAAGTTTCTCTACGACTCAGGCTACACCTGCGAGGACGAGCCTTTCAAGAAGTTGGTGAACCAGGGTATGATTCAGGGAC
Proteins encoded in this region:
- the mutS gene encoding DNA mismatch repair protein MutS codes for the protein MAKKDGELTPMMKQFFDLKAQHPEALLLFRCGDFYETYCDDAVEASQILGITLTRRNNGNSGKGDEMAGFPHHALDTYLPKLIRAGKRVAICDQLEDPKLTKKLVKRGITELVTPGVAMSDNVLNYKENNFLCAVHFGKSACGVAFLDISTGEYLTGEGTYDYVEKLMASIQPKEVLYNRDRRQDFERYFGVRYVTFEMDEWVFTEQFAMQKLLKHFKVKSLKGFGVDHLHSGVVAAGAILQYLEQTQHTQIGHITQISRIEEDKYVRLDKFTIRSLELIQTMQEGGRSLLDVIDRTVSPMGGRMLRRWLVFPLKEKAAIEGRLDIVDYFFREPYFRELIDEQLQQVGDLERIISKVAVGRVTPREMVQLKRALQAVEPIKQACLQADNQVIRQLGERMNECRDIRDRIEREIVSDPPQLVQKGGVVRNGVNQELDELRHIAYSGKDYLLQIQNREAEQTGIQSLKIGYNNVFGYYLEVRNTYKDRVPQEWVRKQTLAQAERYITQELKEYEEKILGAEEKILSLEARIFNELIVAVQAYIQEVQTNATILARIDCLLSFAKTAQEHRYIRPVVDDGDVIDIRQGRHPVIETQLPVEEQYVPNDILLDQERQQIVIITGPNMAGKSALLRQTALIVLLAQVGCFVPAEAAKIGLVDKIFTRVGASDNISLGESTFMVEMTEASNILNNATPRSLVLFDELGRGTSTYDGISIAWAIVEYLHEHPKSQARTLFATHYHELNEMEKTFSRIKNYNVSVKEVDGKVIFLRKLERGGSEHSFGIHVAEIAGMPRSIVKRANVILKQLESENAQVGAAGKPTAEIAQSREGMQLSFFQLDDPVLCQVRDEILGLDVNNLTPLEALNKLNEIKKIVSGK
- the lgt gene encoding prolipoprotein diacylglyceryl transferase is translated as MMRDLLYILWNPSLEAFHFGPLAIRWYSLCWLIGLLLAYFMVRWLYKNQKIAEEKFEPLFVYCFLGILIGARLGHCIFYQPDYYLTSVKGFVEMLLPIHFMYDGSWKLTGYEGLASHGGTLGLMIALWLYVKHHKVPLWQVLDNIAIATGITACFIRLGNLMNSEIIGKVTDMPWAFVFERVDALPRHPGQLYEAIAYALLFLLMVVLYKKMPQRVGTGFYFGLCLTYIFTFRFFIEYTKEVQEAFENSLPIDMGQILSIPFIIIGTYCMVKSITK
- the leuS gene encoding leucine--tRNA ligase; the encoded protein is MEYNFRDIEKKWQKRWVDNGTYRVVEDEKKKKFYVLNMFPYPSGAGLHVGHPLGYIASDIYARYKRLKGFNVLNPMGYDAYGLPAEQYAIQTGQHPAITTEQNINRYREQLDKIGFSFDWSREVRTCDPGYYHWTQWAFQRMFRSYYSNSSKKAQPIIKLVEHFELMGTKDCSAQGSEELHFTAAEWAGFSEKKKQEVLMNYRIAYLAETMVNWCPALGTVLANDEVINGVSERGGYPVEQKKMRQWCLRVSAYAQRLLDGLDTIDWTDSLKEAQRNWIGRSEGTEVEFNVADSDKHFTIFTTRADTMFGVTFMVLAPESDLVAELTTAEQKAAVDEYLAYVKKRTERERQMDHSVTGVFSGSYAINPFTGDKIPVWISEYVLAGYGTGAIMAVPAHDSRDYAFAKHFNLPIIPVIEGADVSEESFDAKDGIMCNSASDRFSLNGLTVKEAIAATKKYVTEQGLGRVKVNYRLRDAIFSRQRYWGEPFPVYYKDDMPYMIPKECLPLELPEIDEYKPTETGEPPLGRARQWAWNTETNSVVNVSDIDNKTVFPLELNTMPGFAGSSAYYLRYMDPHNDKALTDKEKNEYWRNVDLYVGGSEHATGHLIYSRFWDKFLYDSGYTCEDEPFKKLVNQGMIQGRSNFVYRIEDEGQDKGKFVSLNLRKNFKETTPIHVDVNIVSADVLDIEAFKAWRPEYNNAEFILEDGKYICGWAIEKMSKSMYNVVNPDMIVEKYGADTLRLYEMFLGPVEQSKPWDTNGIDGCHRFLKKFWNLFQNGFEGEATADNLKSVHKLIKKVSQDIEQFSYNTAISAFMICTNELSQQKCKNKELLKTLVILIAPFAPHMAEELWEMLGEQGSVCDAQWPEWNEQYLVESSVKMGVAFNGKTRFEIQLAADADNASIEAMVRNDERTAKYVEDKQIVKVIIVPKRMVNIVIK